The following coding sequences lie in one Nycticebus coucang isolate mNycCou1 chromosome 18, mNycCou1.pri, whole genome shotgun sequence genomic window:
- the KIF2B gene encoding kinesin-like protein KIF2B, with the protein MASPRRLAVAARLSPVKLLKSHFGDIQVGICVAIQRSDKRIHLAVVTEVNRENSWATVEWIERGVKKGKKIDLDTIFLLNPSLNSAESPTPSRRPSPDTGDQRTATRWVAVIPQSSKTPSGDSVAVRVPSNPCLMKQRKSPCLREIEKLQKQREKRRGLQQEIRTRRALDVNTGNPNYEIMHMIEKYRRHLDSSQVSGLEPPEDHRICVCVRKRPLNQRETTMNDLDIITIPSHNVVTVHESKQKVDLTRYLENQTFCFDHAFDDTASNELVYQFTAQPLVESIFRKGMATCFAYGQTGSGKTHTMGGAFSGRAQDCSKGIYALVAQDVFLLLRNSTYEKLDFKVYGTFFEIYGGKVYDLLNWKKKLQVLEDGNQQIQVVGLQEQEVHSVEEVLNLVKIGNSCRTSRQTSVNAHSSRSHAVFQIILKSRGKLHGKFSLVDLAGNERGADTAKASRKRQLEGAEINKSLLALKECILALGQNKPHTPFRASKLTQVLRDSFIAQNSFTCMIATISPGMTSCENTLNTLRYANRVKELTLDVRPCHRCLYPTGHEASKMLENHMRHSEISLQRDAFLKMPCIQKEEAKEIEVVETLAIPLMKDMTTSWKESRQWWENIQKMADGVNHEVDFCIAQSLSILEQKIGVLTEIQDKLKLLRADLQIKGKAE; encoded by the coding sequence ATGGCCAGCCCGCGCCGCCTCGCGGTAGCCGCTCGCCTTTCGCCGGTGAAACTTTTGAAGTCACACTTTGGAGACATCCAGGTGGGTATCTGTGTGGCAATCCAGCGCAGTGACAAGCGGATCCACCTCGCTGTGGTCACAGAGGTCAACAGAGAAAACTCTTGGGCCACGGTAGAGTGGATTGAGAGAGGAGtcaaaaaaggcaagaaaattgatCTGGATACCATATTCCTGCTGAATCCGTCTCTGAACTCTGCTGAAAGCCCCACGCCATCCAGACGGCCGTCTCCAGACACTGGAGACCAGCGTACAGCCACGCGGTGGGTCGCAGTGATCCCCCAGAGCAGCAAAACCCCCTCGGGGGACAGCGTGGCTGTGAGGGTCCCCAGCAACCCTTGTCTGATGAAACAGAGAAAGTCTCCCTGCCTGCGGGAAATCGAGAAACTGCAGAAGCAGCGGGAGAAGCGCAGGGGGCTGCAGCAGGAGATCCGAACGAGACGTGCCCTAGATGTCAACACCGGGAACCCCAATTACGAAATCATGCACATGATTGAGAAGTACCGCAGGCACCTGGACAGTAGCCAGGTGTCAGGCCTGGAGCCCCCGGAAGACCATCGGATCTGCGTCTGCGTGCGGAAGCGGCCTCTCAACCAGCGAGAGACCACCATGAACGACCTGGACATCATCACCATCCCCTCCCACAACGTGGTGACGGTGCACGAGTCCAAGCAAAAGGTGGATCTCACCCGCTACCTGGAAAACCAGACCTTCTGCTTCGACCATGCTTTCGACGACACGGCCTCCAACGAGCTGGTGTACCAGTTCACTGCCCAGCCGCTGGTCGAGTCCATCTTCCGCAAGGGCATGGCCACCTGCTTCGCCTATGGCCAGACGGGCAGCGGGAAGACGCACACCATGGGCGGAGCATTTTCCGGACGGGCCCAAGATTGCTCTAAAGGCATTTACGCCCTGGTTGCCCAGGACGTGTTTCTCCTCCTCAGAAACTCCACTTACGAGAAGTTGGACTTCAAAGTCTATGGGACGTTTTTCGAGATTTATGGAGGCAAGGTGTACGATTTGTTAAACTGGAAGAAGAAGCTGCAAGTCCTGGAGGATGGCAATCAGCAAATCCAAGTGGTGGGGCTGCAGGAGCAGGAGGTCCACTCTGTGGAGGAGGTGCTGAACCTCGTCAAGATAGGGAACAGCTGTCGGACGTCCAGACAGACATCTGTCAACGCCCACTCGTCCAGGAGCCACGCCGTGTTCCAAATCATTCTCAAGTCCAGGGGGAAACTGCATGGGAAGTTTTCCCTCGTTGATTTAGCTGGGAATGAAAGGGGAGCAGATACTGCCAAGGCCAGTCGGAAGAGGCAGCTGGAAGGGGCAGAGATTAACAAAAGTCTCCTAGCCCTCAAAGAATGCATCCTGGCTTTGGGTCAGAACAAGCCTCACACCCCATTCAGAGCCAGCAAGCTCACGCAGGTGCTCCGCGACTCCTTCATAGCGCAGAACTCCTTCACTTGCATGATCGCCACCATCTCCCCCGGGATGACCTCTTGTGAAAACACCCTCAACACTTTAAGATATGCAAACAGAGTGAAAGAATTAACTCTGGATGTAAGGCCCTGCCATCGTTGCCTCTATCCGACTGGGCATGAGGCATCCAAGATGTTAGAAAACCATATGAGACATTCAGAAATATCCCTTCAGAGGGATGCCTTTCTTAAAATGCCTTGCATACAGAAGGAGGAGGCAAAAGAGATTGAAGTAGTTGAAACGCTAGCCATTCCCCTGATGAAGGATATGACGACTTCGTGGAAGGAATCTCGCCAGTGGTGGGAAAACATCCAAAAGATGGCGGATGGGGTAAACCATGAGGTCGATTTTTGCATTGCCCAGTCATTATCCATTTTGGAGCAGAAAATTGGTGTTCTGACTGAGATCCAAGATAAACTGAAATTATTACGAGCTGACCTCCAAATCAAGGGCAAGGCAGAGTGA